A portion of the Chryseobacterium tructae genome contains these proteins:
- a CDS encoding DUF1569 domain-containing protein: MENVFDVKDAQNYIDRINKLVEDTHGLWGKMTVDQMLAHCSVTYEMVYEPEKHKKPGSIAKFILKTFVKPKVVGAKAYPRDSPTAPQFLITGRKNFDEEKVRLIGFIQKTQQLGADAFDGKESFSFGKLTAQEWNNMFAKHLNHHLSQFGV; encoded by the coding sequence ATGGAAAATGTATTTGACGTAAAAGACGCTCAAAACTATATTGATAGGATAAACAAGCTGGTGGAAGATACACATGGATTATGGGGAAAAATGACGGTAGATCAGATGTTGGCTCACTGTAGTGTAACGTATGAAATGGTGTACGAACCGGAAAAACATAAAAAACCTGGATCTATTGCCAAGTTTATTTTGAAGACTTTTGTAAAACCTAAAGTAGTAGGAGCAAAGGCATATCCGAGAGACTCCCCGACGGCACCTCAATTCCTGATAACAGGCCGAAAAAACTTCGATGAGGAAAAAGTAAGATTGATTGGTTTTATTCAAAAAACACAACAATTGGGGGCAGATGCATTTGATGGTAAAGAATCTTTTTCTTTTGGAAAACTAACGGCACAAGAGTGGAATAATATGTTTGCAAAACATCTGAATCATCACCTCTCTCAATTTGGCGTTTAA
- a CDS encoding GNAT family N-acetyltransferase has product MIELQLFNINDAPALISNIKDKKALLQFAGPMYHFPLTEDQLEADVSDEKRTLFKIVEAENQNTIGHAQIFLKDTTFLLGRILIWDENNRGKGYGKKVMQELLKYGFRNFNREIAELNVYDWNTSAIECYKKVGFTIDQDIRNEAKIDDETWVSLNMKIHKDTFKL; this is encoded by the coding sequence ATGATAGAATTGCAATTGTTCAATATTAATGATGCTCCGGCATTGATTTCAAATATTAAGGATAAAAAAGCACTTCTCCAATTTGCAGGGCCAATGTACCATTTTCCTTTAACTGAAGATCAACTTGAAGCAGATGTATCCGATGAAAAGAGAACCTTGTTCAAAATTGTTGAAGCAGAAAATCAAAATACAATTGGACATGCCCAGATATTTTTAAAGGATACAACTTTTCTGTTAGGCAGAATATTAATCTGGGACGAAAACAATAGGGGAAAAGGATATGGAAAAAAAGTAATGCAGGAACTCCTGAAATATGGATTCAGGAACTTCAACAGGGAGATTGCGGAACTGAATGTTTACGATTGGAATACCAGCGCTATTGAATGTTATAAAAAGGTAGGCTTTACTATTGATCAGGATATCAGAAATGAAGCGAAGATTGATGATGAAACCTGGGTTTCACTCAATATGAAAATTCACAAGGATACTTTTAAACTATAG
- a CDS encoding glutaminyl-peptide cyclotransferase, with product MKKNIIAGFAAILLLASCNKDKEILNTLNTYNNSMEAKGYHFGDKLQLPKEVTENAESVSISFGDKETTDLTIDPKFFTLGDNAVTFNIKTKGGETLNQDATINVFAKSPEKNIAYQIVAEYPHDPKNFVQGFQVEGNTIYESDGQNGSSQILKYTLGTTTPLASTKQAPEDFSEGSTIVGDKVYQLTWQSKKGYIYDKNSLKLLSEFAYPNVLGEGWGLTYDGKNLIASDGSKLLYFLDPNDPSKLIKYIAVAGSSQAYDQLNELEYHNGFVYANVWQKPIILKINPATGEVVGTFDFTEIAKQNTKGTDDVLNGIAFKGENMLVTGKNWPKIYEVQLK from the coding sequence ATGAAAAAAAATATAATAGCGGGTTTCGCAGCAATTTTACTTCTGGCATCTTGTAATAAAGATAAGGAGATTCTTAATACATTAAATACTTATAATAATTCAATGGAAGCAAAAGGATATCATTTTGGTGATAAACTTCAGCTTCCGAAAGAGGTTACGGAAAATGCAGAAAGTGTAAGCATCAGCTTTGGAGATAAAGAAACTACAGATCTTACTATTGATCCGAAATTTTTTACCTTAGGAGATAATGCGGTTACTTTTAATATCAAAACAAAAGGCGGTGAAACGTTGAATCAGGATGCAACTATCAATGTATTTGCAAAAAGTCCTGAAAAAAATATCGCTTACCAGATTGTAGCAGAATACCCTCACGATCCTAAAAACTTTGTGCAGGGATTCCAGGTGGAAGGAAACACAATCTATGAAAGTGATGGGCAAAACGGATCTTCACAGATCTTAAAATATACATTAGGGACAACTACTCCGCTTGCTTCTACGAAGCAGGCTCCTGAAGATTTTTCAGAAGGAAGCACTATTGTAGGGGATAAAGTATACCAATTGACATGGCAGAGTAAAAAAGGATATATCTATGATAAAAACTCTCTGAAATTGCTTTCAGAATTCGCTTATCCAAATGTATTGGGTGAAGGTTGGGGATTAACGTATGACGGGAAAAACCTGATCGCATCAGACGGAAGTAAGCTTTTATATTTCCTTGATCCTAATGATCCTTCAAAGCTCATTAAGTACATCGCAGTAGCAGGAAGCTCGCAGGCTTATGATCAGTTGAACGAGCTGGAATATCACAATGGATTTGTGTATGCAAATGTATGGCAGAAACCCATCATCCTAAAAATTAACCCAGCAACGGGAGAAGTTGTAGGTACATTTGATTTTACAGAAATTGCAAAACAAAATACCAAAGGAACAGATGATGTTCTGAACGGAATTGCTTTCAAAGGAGAAAATATGTTGGTGACAGGAAAGAACTGGCCGAAAATTTATGAAGTTCAATTGAAATAA
- a CDS encoding VOC family protein, whose product MSRFTGLRPMIWTENLDETIGFYIHILGFELLGRNDEWHWASLRKNEVYIMLSLPNKEESPATIGFTGSFYFNVDKVDELWEDLKTKAKICYEIETFEWEMREFAVYDNNGYILQFGEPVDNIGNTE is encoded by the coding sequence ATGAGCAGATTTACCGGACTTCGTCCCATGATTTGGACTGAAAACCTAGATGAAACCATAGGGTTTTATATACATATTCTTGGTTTTGAGTTGTTGGGAAGAAATGATGAATGGCATTGGGCTTCTCTTCGAAAAAATGAAGTGTATATTATGCTTTCCTTACCTAATAAAGAAGAAAGTCCTGCAACCATCGGCTTTACCGGATCATTTTATTTTAATGTAGATAAAGTGGACGAATTATGGGAAGATCTTAAAACAAAGGCTAAAATTTGTTATGAAATTGAAACTTTTGAATGGGAAATGAGGGAATTCGCAGTATATGATAATAATGGATATATACTACAATTTGGTGAACCTGTGGATAATATTGGCAATACGGAATAA
- a CDS encoding VOC family protein has protein sequence MKLGAFSISLSVKDLQKSKDFYEKLGFTTMAGGTEQNYLIMKNGSTLIGLFQAMFDGNMLTFNPGWDQNAQNLESFDDVREIQKRLKEGGIEIDKEADENTSGPEHIYLKDPDGNMILIDQHR, from the coding sequence ATGAAACTAGGAGCATTTTCAATCAGTCTAAGTGTAAAGGATCTTCAAAAATCAAAAGACTTTTACGAAAAACTGGGATTTACAACCATGGCCGGAGGTACGGAACAAAATTATCTGATCATGAAAAACGGATCTACTTTAATAGGCTTGTTTCAGGCAATGTTTGATGGCAATATGCTCACTTTTAATCCAGGTTGGGATCAGAATGCCCAGAATCTTGAGTCTTTTGATGATGTACGTGAAATTCAAAAGCGCTTAAAAGAAGGCGGAATAGAAATTGATAAAGAAGCTGATGAAAATACCTCAGGGCCAGAGCATATTTACCTGAAAGATCCGGATGGAAACATGATTCTGATCGATCAGCATAGATAG
- a CDS encoding SRPBCC family protein produces MDTPIIVQYKINAPIERIWKALTDKNEMKSWYFDIQDFEPEVGKIFNFYEPGGEKKYHHQGEVLEIIPNQKLKHTWTYPDFSDQKTMVTWELQSDNDGTLVTLTHEGIENFKDLGDGFSRKNFTGGWNAILGTSLKEYLEK; encoded by the coding sequence ATGGATACACCAATCATTGTTCAGTACAAAATAAATGCTCCTATCGAAAGGATCTGGAAAGCATTAACCGATAAGAATGAAATGAAATCCTGGTATTTTGATATTCAGGATTTTGAACCGGAAGTAGGAAAAATCTTTAATTTCTACGAACCCGGAGGAGAAAAAAAATACCATCATCAGGGAGAAGTTCTGGAAATTATTCCCAATCAAAAACTAAAACATACCTGGACTTATCCCGATTTCTCAGATCAGAAAACAATGGTAACATGGGAATTACAATCTGATAATGATGGAACTCTGGTGACGCTAACTCATGAAGGTATTGAAAACTTTAAAGACTTAGGAGATGGTTTTTCTAGGAAAAACTTTACAGGAGGTTGGAATGCTATTTTAGGAACAAGTTTAAAGGAATACTTAGAAAAATAA
- a CDS encoding glutaminyl-peptide cyclotransferase, with amino-acid sequence MKLYLINGFAAILLLTSCNKNKKMMDSLADYNNAMETTGYHFGDKLKLPKEVIENAESITISFMQGESSSLAIDPKFFSLGDNKVVFVIKAKNGETFNQDATINVFTKGKEKNGVYQIVADYPHNPDNFIEGFLLEGNTVYESDGLEKESQLIKYTLGSIVPTMVRKQAADVFSEGCTIVGDKVYQLTYRNKIGFVYDKNTLEKLSEFPLPNVIGEGWGLTYDGKNLVATDGSKYLYFLDVNEPSKVVKTVGVAGNTEIYEHLNELEYHKGFIYANIWHKPVIIKINPMTGEVVEKYDFTKLTDENNQGDSEHVLNGIAFKGDNMLVTGKNWAKIYEVAIK; translated from the coding sequence ATTAAGCTCTATCTTATAAATGGTTTTGCTGCAATACTTTTGTTGACATCCTGTAATAAAAATAAAAAAATGATGGATTCTCTTGCGGATTATAATAATGCAATGGAAACCACAGGATATCATTTTGGTGATAAGCTCAAGCTTCCAAAAGAAGTTATTGAAAATGCAGAAAGTATTACCATTAGTTTTATGCAGGGAGAAAGTTCAAGTTTAGCAATAGATCCTAAATTTTTTAGTTTGGGAGATAATAAAGTTGTGTTTGTCATTAAAGCTAAAAATGGAGAAACTTTTAATCAGGATGCTACAATCAATGTGTTTACAAAAGGTAAAGAGAAAAATGGGGTCTATCAGATTGTAGCAGACTATCCTCATAATCCTGATAACTTTATAGAAGGTTTTCTGCTGGAGGGAAATACTGTTTATGAAAGTGATGGCTTAGAGAAAGAATCCCAACTGATAAAATATACTTTAGGTTCAATAGTTCCTACTATGGTAAGAAAACAGGCTGCTGATGTCTTTTCAGAGGGCTGTACAATAGTTGGAGACAAGGTCTATCAACTTACTTATCGTAATAAAATTGGTTTTGTCTACGACAAGAATACATTAGAAAAACTTTCAGAATTTCCCTTGCCTAATGTAATTGGAGAAGGCTGGGGATTAACTTATGATGGAAAAAATCTTGTGGCTACAGATGGTTCAAAATATCTTTATTTTCTTGATGTAAACGAGCCTTCTAAAGTTGTAAAAACAGTTGGTGTAGCGGGGAATACAGAAATATATGAACATCTTAATGAACTTGAATATCATAAAGGTTTTATTTATGCAAACATTTGGCATAAACCTGTCATTATAAAAATTAATCCTATGACTGGAGAAGTGGTAGAGAAATACGACTTCACAAAGTTGACAGATGAAAATAATCAAGGTGACAGTGAACATGTTCTGAACGGAATTGCTTTTAAAGGTGATAATATGTTGGTGACAGGAAAAAATTGGGCAAAGATTTATGAAGTTGCCATTAAATAA
- a CDS encoding DUF1398 domain-containing protein translates to MMKFTIEDIKTEHQKVKSGADFPQYIKAIKNLGVSHYTTYVDDGNTAYFDNDNESAQTGRKYDKLAIAENVNLDGFKTRLKLHQQGGTDYMTFCKDCAENGIEGWVMDLNAMTCSYFDKDRKNILVEQIPG, encoded by the coding sequence ATGATGAAATTTACCATTGAAGATATTAAAACTGAACATCAAAAAGTAAAAAGCGGAGCTGATTTCCCCCAATATATAAAAGCTATTAAAAATCTTGGTGTTTCTCATTATACAACTTATGTTGATGATGGAAACACAGCATATTTTGATAATGACAATGAATCTGCTCAAACAGGTCGGAAGTATGATAAGCTTGCCATCGCTGAAAATGTTAACCTTGACGGTTTTAAGACAAGATTGAAGCTTCATCAGCAGGGAGGTACAGATTATATGACATTTTGTAAAGACTGTGCAGAGAACGGAATCGAAGGTTGGGTAATGGATCTGAATGCAATGACCTGCAGCTACTTTGATAAAGATCGGAAAAATATCTTGGTAGAGCAGATTCCGGGTTAA
- a CDS encoding HlyD family secretion protein has product MHKNIAILFVSLFLLGSCDKKNEKIKEPEGKTKKDVISFAPKVTGRILKIYVSEGQTVKKGDTLAQLDVPEVSAKIAQAQGAVSAAAAQEQMAKNGATPDQLRQLQAKYKGLKEQYDFAQKSYKRANNMFRDSLMSPQAHDEIYAKLQGAKAQYDAVVAELDDVNRGTRFEKVEMAAGQASQAKGALQEANVAYSERYIIATNDMEIETISLNPGELATAGFALFNGYIPESTYFRFTVPESAISKYKKGQNVNMQVVYNKENLEGSVVYIKQLTRYADITTAYPDYQLQDAVYEIKVKPADMNKAKSLLVNANVILK; this is encoded by the coding sequence ATGCATAAAAATATAGCTATACTCTTTGTTTCTCTGTTTTTACTGGGAAGTTGTGACAAGAAAAATGAAAAGATTAAAGAACCTGAAGGAAAAACGAAAAAGGATGTCATCTCTTTTGCTCCAAAAGTAACCGGAAGGATTTTAAAAATATATGTTTCTGAAGGACAAACTGTAAAAAAGGGAGATACCCTGGCGCAGCTTGATGTACCGGAAGTGTCAGCAAAAATAGCTCAGGCTCAAGGGGCTGTGAGTGCTGCTGCAGCTCAGGAACAAATGGCAAAGAACGGTGCTACACCGGATCAGTTAAGACAGCTTCAGGCCAAATATAAAGGACTGAAAGAACAATATGATTTTGCTCAGAAATCTTATAAAAGAGCCAATAATATGTTCCGTGACAGTCTGATGTCCCCACAAGCACATGATGAGATCTATGCTAAACTTCAGGGCGCAAAAGCTCAATACGATGCTGTAGTTGCAGAGCTGGATGATGTGAACAGAGGAACCCGTTTCGAAAAAGTAGAAATGGCCGCTGGGCAAGCCTCTCAGGCAAAAGGAGCGCTACAGGAAGCCAATGTGGCGTACTCCGAAAGATATATCATCGCCACCAATGATATGGAAATTGAAACCATCAGCTTAAATCCAGGAGAATTGGCAACCGCTGGTTTTGCTTTGTTCAATGGATATATTCCTGAAAGCACCTATTTCAGATTTACCGTTCCTGAAAGTGCTATTTCAAAATACAAAAAAGGACAGAATGTGAATATGCAGGTAGTGTATAATAAAGAAAATCTGGAAGGATCTGTTGTTTATATCAAGCAGCTCACAAGATATGCAGATATTACTACTGCTTACCCAGATTATCAGCTGCAGGATGCTGTTTATGAAATCAAGGTAAAACCTGCTGATATGAATAAGGCAAAAAGTCTTTTGGTGAATGCCAATGTTATCCTGAAATAA
- a CDS encoding DUF2490 domain-containing protein, whose amino-acid sequence MRKVFRKLAFTVLSLGSVLTMAQKSDLGAWYMYFGNNKISKKLNLHNEVQYRNFDAIGDLEQLLIRTGIGYDLTENNNNVLLGYGFILSQPYVKGEKKENIEHRIFQQYITKQKFGRFNLQHRYRLEERFLEDDFRMRFRYMLGFNIPITQKEMLPKTLYASVYNEIFLHFNSPVFDRNRVYGALGYVINKNMRIEAGYMNQIQENRNRGQIQIGFYNNIPFTKN is encoded by the coding sequence ATGAGAAAGGTTTTTAGAAAGTTGGCATTCACCGTATTGAGTTTGGGATCCGTTTTGACAATGGCACAAAAAAGTGATTTAGGAGCCTGGTATATGTATTTTGGAAATAATAAAATCAGCAAAAAACTGAACTTGCATAATGAAGTACAGTACCGAAATTTTGATGCTATTGGAGATTTAGAACAGCTTCTGATCCGTACAGGAATCGGGTATGATCTGACAGAAAACAATAATAATGTTTTGTTGGGATACGGATTTATTCTGAGCCAGCCTTATGTGAAAGGAGAAAAAAAAGAAAATATAGAACACCGAATCTTCCAGCAATATATTACCAAACAGAAGTTCGGACGTTTTAACCTTCAGCATCGCTATCGTTTGGAAGAGCGTTTTCTCGAAGACGATTTTAGAATGAGATTCCGTTATATGTTAGGATTTAATATTCCGATCACTCAAAAAGAAATGTTGCCGAAAACACTATACGCATCGGTGTATAATGAGATTTTCTTGCATTTCAACAGCCCTGTTTTTGACAGAAACAGAGTCTATGGAGCCCTGGGATATGTGATTAATAAAAACATGCGGATTGAAGCCGGATATATGAATCAGATTCAGGAAAACAGAAACAGAGGGCAGATTCAGATTGGTTTTTATAATAATATACCATTTACCAAAAACTGA
- a CDS encoding VOC family protein — protein sequence MASVNVYLTFNGNCRDAFDFYKSVFGGEYPYIGTFGEMPPMEGKELPEEDKNKIMHVTLPISKETMLMGSDTGGEWASNFKEGNNYSISINAESKEEAEKLFNGLSAGGQVTMPLADTFWGAYFGMFTDKFGINWMVNYDDPAKMQQHP from the coding sequence ATGGCATCAGTAAACGTTTATTTAACATTTAATGGAAACTGCAGAGACGCATTCGATTTCTATAAGTCGGTTTTCGGAGGAGAATATCCTTACATCGGAACTTTTGGAGAAATGCCTCCAATGGAAGGGAAAGAACTTCCTGAAGAAGATAAGAATAAGATCATGCATGTTACCCTTCCTATTTCTAAGGAAACAATGTTAATGGGAAGTGACACAGGCGGAGAATGGGCTTCCAACTTCAAAGAAGGAAACAATTATTCTATTTCCATTAATGCAGAATCTAAAGAAGAAGCAGAGAAATTATTCAATGGTCTTTCTGCGGGCGGACAGGTTACTATGCCATTGGCAGATACATTCTGGGGCGCTTATTTTGGAATGTTTACCGATAAATTCGGCATCAATTGGATGGTTAATTATGACGACCCTGCCAAAATGCAGCAACATCCATAA
- a CDS encoding ABC transporter permease, which produces MKEFFRLLKREFKLFIGNSTLRTVFFLAPVFYATLLGFVYQSGKVENTPVLVIDRDNTPLSSQLTEMLDDNKSIKVIRYLQEPLSIKDEVIRHEAAAVVIIPSRFEGDMLQKKYPELNVYVNTGNVLTANFASKALQLTIGTFSAGASIKALQKAGMPAAKAVTQYEPFKTNYITLFNTTSNYLIFMWPAMLAVVLQQVILLAMAVSFAAEFQGGSFVKEYGKMKKWAFPTMLIKVIPIWVFSILIVSIYYLMHMIFKVPMPEGIFNFILLTAVFVGSVSFLGVFISILIPDALKATQILMVIASPAFIISGFTWPLNAMPAFVQFIANIIPLTPFLQAFKILLIQKGSVELTFPYLEHLSILLVVYAIIGWIALKIKLWFIFKKAAPQEIEGEGVSEEDNQ; this is translated from the coding sequence ATGAAAGAATTTTTCCGTCTTTTAAAACGTGAGTTCAAACTTTTTATCGGCAATTCTACCTTAAGGACGGTGTTCTTTTTGGCACCAGTTTTTTATGCTACCTTGCTGGGGTTTGTCTACCAAAGCGGAAAAGTTGAAAATACACCTGTATTGGTGATTGACAGAGATAATACTCCATTATCCAGTCAGTTGACTGAAATGCTGGATGATAATAAAAGCATCAAAGTAATACGATATCTGCAGGAACCTTTGAGCATAAAAGATGAGGTAATCCGTCATGAGGCGGCCGCAGTTGTTATTATTCCATCCCGTTTTGAAGGAGATATGCTTCAGAAAAAATATCCTGAACTGAATGTGTATGTGAATACAGGAAACGTTTTGACAGCCAACTTTGCGTCCAAAGCACTTCAGTTGACCATTGGTACTTTCTCTGCCGGAGCATCCATCAAAGCTCTACAAAAAGCAGGAATGCCCGCTGCAAAAGCTGTTACACAATATGAGCCCTTCAAAACCAACTATATAACCCTTTTCAATACGACCAGTAATTATCTTATCTTTATGTGGCCTGCCATGTTGGCGGTGGTATTACAACAGGTAATTTTATTGGCAATGGCTGTAAGTTTTGCTGCAGAATTTCAAGGTGGCTCTTTCGTAAAAGAATATGGGAAAATGAAAAAATGGGCATTTCCTACGATGTTGATTAAGGTTATTCCTATTTGGGTATTTTCCATTCTTATCGTAAGTATCTATTATTTGATGCACATGATTTTCAAAGTGCCAATGCCGGAAGGGATATTTAATTTTATACTTCTTACAGCTGTTTTTGTAGGTTCGGTTTCATTCCTTGGTGTATTTATCAGTATATTGATCCCGGATGCTTTAAAGGCAACACAAATCCTTATGGTTATTGCTTCACCCGCTTTTATCATCAGTGGTTTTACATGGCCTTTAAATGCAATGCCTGCATTTGTACAGTTTATTGCGAACATCATCCCTTTGACTCCTTTTTTACAGGCCTTTAAAATTCTTTTGATTCAAAAAGGATCTGTAGAACTTACTTTCCCTTATCTGGAGCACTTAAGTATTCTTTTAGTTGTGTATGCTATTATAGGATGGATTGCTTTAAAAATTAAGCTTTGGTTTATTTTCAAAAAAGCAGCTCCACAGGAAATTGAAGGAGAAGGAGTTTCAGAAGAAGACAATCAATAA
- a CDS encoding TolC family protein, with amino-acid sequence MKNNLLIFTFSFFAFPAFGWAQSAPDFKELLDSAMVRDSNLKMQITQNKLTDLDEHKLKDIFLPTLELSGKAGYLNGTARLTSPEINLAPFINIAEGAFNNNFNVSGFSGVAKAEAKMLVYSGGKVKYLKKAVEEKKKSEDVLLEKSRDEVVASISRAYDQLALIHQSKKVLDESKRRLDINKKTADKALGYGLITPYDHKKIELAQATLNAKVVEYEGKKELLLTQLYILTGISRERLRMIDPTLTPVELLAAERGIEQRAEVRALEHGIAAADYKIKAERTWMIPKVQLMASAYYIGLYGNHIKSSENIVPAVPILGYEGKKLDWSPNNVNIFPLITAGVGFKWEIFDGKEGKHAEETAKVGKEVLQNQKEDALKKLSLNLANNQTNYDIATAQITLKAKEKELAKSALVQAEKEFRYGMSKSSQLIDAENDLEASELEYQNAIFNQRRAGIELMRATQELDITKFYLIP; translated from the coding sequence ATGAAAAACAATTTATTGATTTTTACGTTTAGTTTTTTTGCTTTTCCTGCTTTTGGCTGGGCACAGTCTGCGCCGGATTTTAAAGAACTTCTGGATAGTGCAATGGTTCGGGACTCGAACCTGAAAATGCAGATTACCCAAAACAAACTTACCGATCTCGACGAGCATAAGCTAAAAGATATCTTTCTTCCTACTTTGGAACTAAGCGGTAAAGCAGGTTACCTAAACGGAACAGCAAGACTTACGTCCCCCGAAATTAATCTGGCTCCTTTTATCAATATCGCTGAAGGTGCTTTCAATAATAACTTTAATGTATCCGGATTTTCAGGAGTAGCCAAGGCAGAAGCTAAGATGCTAGTATATTCCGGTGGAAAGGTGAAATACCTGAAAAAAGCCGTTGAAGAAAAGAAGAAATCTGAAGATGTCCTGCTGGAAAAATCCAGAGATGAAGTGGTGGCAAGTATTTCAAGAGCTTATGATCAACTGGCACTGATTCATCAGTCTAAAAAGGTATTGGATGAAAGTAAAAGAAGACTGGATATCAACAAAAAAACAGCCGATAAAGCATTAGGATACGGTCTGATTACACCTTACGATCACAAAAAAATTGAACTGGCTCAGGCTACTTTAAATGCAAAAGTAGTAGAATATGAAGGGAAAAAAGAACTGCTTCTTACTCAGCTTTATATTTTGACGGGAATCAGCAGGGAGCGTCTGAGAATGATAGACCCCACCTTAACTCCTGTGGAACTTCTTGCCGCAGAAAGAGGAATTGAACAAAGAGCGGAAGTTCGAGCGCTTGAGCATGGGATTGCCGCCGCCGATTATAAAATAAAAGCAGAAAGAACCTGGATGATTCCAAAAGTTCAGCTGATGGCCTCTGCATACTATATCGGGCTTTATGGAAATCACATCAAGAGTTCCGAAAATATAGTGCCTGCCGTTCCCATTCTTGGCTATGAAGGTAAGAAACTGGACTGGAGTCCCAATAATGTTAATATTTTTCCTTTAATCACAGCCGGAGTTGGATTTAAATGGGAAATCTTTGATGGTAAAGAAGGAAAACATGCCGAAGAAACCGCTAAAGTAGGTAAAGAAGTACTGCAAAATCAAAAAGAAGATGCATTGAAGAAATTATCATTGAATTTGGCTAATAATCAAACCAATTATGATATTGCAACGGCTCAGATCACTTTAAAAGCGAAAGAAAAAGAATTGGCTAAAAGTGCACTGGTACAGGCTGAAAAAGAATTCAGATATGGAATGAGCAAATCATCCCAACTTATTGATGCCGAAAATGATCTCGAAGCCTCAGAACTGGAATACCAGAATGCGATCTTCAACCAAAGAAGAGCAGGAATAGAACTGATGAGGGCTACTCAGGAATTGGATATTACCAAATTTTATTTAATCCCATAA
- a CDS encoding bestrophin family protein, whose translation MHSGKRFSAREFINWTRRSIYALIVLASIPTILYFLGWKFLSVPWQPIAIMGTAVAFIVGFKNNASYSRLWEARQIYGAIINDSRSFGYILRDSLIGKDSGRVKEMFLRHYAWLTALRFQLREPRVWENAGTAQFDEYAKKYDIPERLSKLDDELKKYLSDTELQYILGKKNRATQLMASQSRELSEAYEKGEINDFQWTQINQQLVKFTDSQGKAERIKNFPYPRNFSSITTYLLLLFIVFVPFGLLKEFDKLGEGSMVEGWTIWFNIPFSLLVTWCFHTLDSVGEASVNPFEGSANDVPITQISRTIEIDMRDMLDETDLPPAITPKNNIVL comes from the coding sequence ATGCATTCAGGAAAAAGATTTAGCGCACGGGAATTTATCAACTGGACAAGGCGTAGTATTTATGCCTTAATCGTATTAGCTTCCATTCCTACCATTCTGTATTTTTTAGGATGGAAATTCCTCTCTGTGCCCTGGCAGCCCATTGCTATTATGGGAACCGCCGTTGCATTTATTGTAGGGTTTAAAAACAATGCCAGTTACAGCAGACTTTGGGAAGCAAGACAGATCTATGGTGCCATTATTAACGACAGCCGGAGTTTTGGATATATTCTCAGAGATTCCCTTATAGGGAAAGATTCGGGTAGAGTAAAAGAAATGTTCCTTCGTCATTATGCATGGCTTACTGCACTTAGGTTTCAGCTTAGAGAACCGAGGGTTTGGGAAAATGCAGGGACAGCGCAGTTTGATGAGTATGCTAAAAAATATGATATTCCGGAGAGGCTTTCTAAGCTGGATGATGAATTGAAAAAATATCTTTCAGATACGGAACTTCAATATATTCTAGGTAAAAAGAACAGAGCAACACAATTGATGGCCAGCCAAAGTAGAGAGTTGTCTGAAGCTTATGAAAAAGGAGAAATCAATGATTTTCAATGGACGCAGATTAATCAACAGCTTGTAAAATTTACCGATAGTCAGGGAAAAGCAGAAAGAATTAAAAACTTTCCTTATCCAAGGAATTTTTCCTCTATTACTACTTATCTTTTGTTGCTTTTCATTGTATTTGTTCCTTTTGGATTGTTGAAAGAATTTGATAAACTGGGTGAAGGTTCCATGGTAGAAGGATGGACAATCTGGTTCAATATTCCTTTCTCACTATTGGTAACATGGTGTTTCCATACATTAGACAGCGTAGGAGAGGCATCGGTAAACCCATTTGAGGGAAGTGCCAACGATGTTCCTATTACCCAGATCAGCCGTACTATTGAAATTGATATGAGAGATATGTTGGATGAAACCGATCTTCCGCCAGCCATTACTCCGAAAAACAATATTGTACTTTAA